DNA from Rosa rugosa chromosome 6, drRosRugo1.1, whole genome shotgun sequence:
CTTGTTGGAACGTGGTGGGTTGGGGGTTTTTAAGTGgagtttgtggtggtggtggtgtggcgCCATAAGTGCTGTATTCAGCTTGGGCATGTAGGACTGCCTCATTCATGACGTAGTCATATGTGGCGTTTGGGCAATTACAGTTGAGGTGGTATAGAAAACTTGCCTTGTGGAGTctttgcttgaaggccgccagcACCATTGTTTTGTCAAGATCCCGACATCTTGATGTGGCGGTCctccaccttgtgacgaatgatTTTAACGACTCATCAATACCTTGGTTGATGCTGAATAGTTGGCTGGAGTTGTGGTAATCGTCCGTCATGAGGATGAATCTTGACAGAAATGCATTTGACAGAGCTGAGAATGAGTCCATGGAACCTGGTGGGCATTCGAAATaccaactcattgcctcgccatccaacgtttcgctgaatagGTGACAAAGCGTTgcgtcatcaaatcccttgttgtttgTCACCTTCTTGAAAGTGTCCATGTGCACGAATGGATCTGTTAAGCCGCCAAATTGGGCTATCTTGGGTGTTTTGGCATATGTGGGTCTGACGGTCTGCAAAATTCTAGTGGTGAATGGACCTGGTCCGGCCGCAAAGAGTGGATTTTGTGCTGGCGGAAGAGTGCCGACCTCAGCTCTCAGCAATCTTTCCTCTAGCTCCTGCATCTTTTCCAATATCAAGGCGGTAGCGTCAACAGTTGGTCTAGGCATGTGTTGGGTTGGTGCCACAATCTGTTGTCATGGTGCAAGCATGTTTTCAGTTCCTCTTTGTTGACCGGCGCTGAATGAATTATCATATTGCGGCTGTGAGTCCGCTACCTGCTCTTGTGCCAACTGCAGTGGTGGTGTTGGTTCTAATCTCGCTAGTTCAGCTGGGTTTAGAGCGACACCCATTGGGATTACCGGTATCGGTGCTGCTCTTGTCCTTGTGCTCGGACTAAGCCTTGCTCTTTGGGAATGTTCACTCTGGGTTGGTCGTGCACTCGTTCCCAACGCTTTCTTTAGCTCGTCAAATTTTGACAATAGCGTCGCCACTTGGTTTTGAGCGTCCGCCTTCTCTTTTCGCTCTTTTTCCCgctctctgttttttttgttCAAGTCTCCCAAGGCTATTTCTAACATAGCAACAAGATCCCTGCCTTGTGCCTGACGGCTTGTGCCGGTTTGGTtttccccaaccaagattgccctccttgactggggacttgggggacttgtacctacttgtacatttgcaagcataattagctataatgagctacgctcattgtaccgccagaggtaccagctcccaccaaaggagtgacctacggatAGACAGTCAGGCGAGCTACAGCTTGAACACAAGatcgcccccagatcaccgccgacgcgccgccacgcgctgcgccaagatagcatcagaagctactgaagcTGAGagctgaagcatatcagtcccacatcgaaaacaaagagaggatcagacctctcctcacctataaaggtcctctcctctctcttcattaaatTATGCATTCAATACTCATTCGACTATGCTGTTTATATGTgtcgactgacttaggcatcggagaagtgaagaccgcccagcgcggtctccctttgacgccttatctttcgtttgacagctagcaGGGATAATCAGACCTagagagtagcggtccgcccgccggacccgcgttgaGCAGCggtttggctaccgccgaactttcaacatcaacattggcgccgtctgtgggaatccttgaacaaaaggtcatcccatcacaactaccatgactagcggtagcgggggaaacgctgaagagcaggcagatcattccgccatcccccaatcctccaacccagcggtaggtgttaaccgcgcactattcaacaccccagccaaccccggtGGTGAGGccaatccaagcagcagccgtccgccaggccaggacctcgccgccatgtacgaactggcactggcggacctttataaggcaaacagagagcgtgaagaagAACGCAgagagaaggctgaggcccaaaaacaggtggccacgctgatgtcacgGTTTGAGGAcctgaagaggacgctggaaagaaccgccaatccagcgcagagcgagcaatcacacAGTACCAAACGTAGTCGGCCCAACACTGGCACACTGGTGCCGGGACCGGTTATAcaaatgcaggtaccgctggacccacctgaactattggggatgggaccaccgcccatcccccagctaatgttagaACAGGAGGCGGAATCTATGCCGCTCACCAATCGCCcggaggctagggcaaggactgagggcagtccgcctgcgccaaggcgcagacaGGTTCAGCGGAGTGTCCAGGCAGGTTCCGCCAGTAATGCAGCAGCCCAAATactggagaggatgcaacaaTTAGAGCAGCGATtagtccgggcggagtcgggcgccccagcgccaactcaagGTCCACTTTTCGCGTCCAGACCAggacccttcaccgctgcgattctgcaagctatcagaccagcgtacgcaaaaactccaaagatatcACACTATAGCGGCATGTCCGACCCTTTCGTCCACagggacaccttcaagaaggtcaccaacaataagggatttgacgaccccacccttTGCCACTTGTTCAacgaaacgttggatggtgaggcgatgaactggttcttcgagtgtccgccgggatccattgactcattccatgcattgtcacatgccttcctctctcggttcatcttattgttcgccggacatcacaacacaagtcagctgttcagcgtcaaacaggggggtgacgaatcactgaaggcattcgtcacaaggtggcgagcggcggcgtctcagtgccgcgatctagacaaatcaatggcatcagcggccttcaagcagggactcctcaaagggccattcctctatcacctcaactacaaccatccaaatacggcatatgaccatgtcatgagtgaggcggtcattcacgcccaggcggaattcatcacatatggagaaaccgcTACCGGCATATGACCatgtcatgagtgaggcggtcattcaccgccaccggcaacgccagtAGAGACAACACAAcccacctccagtcatcaggaaaccgctaataaagcacccgccgcaccgccaactgacaggaagagggagtggcaacagggccactaccagaacaagcgacagaaggaccaataccacaagggcaaccgcccaacccaggaggataaccgcaacaaacaaacggagtcttctcagcggtatgcagtgttcacggtcctcacggcctcgtatgaggaaatatacaatcagtgcaaggatcagatcccaccgccacccccaggaagatacccaaagacgggaaaacctagaaacaccggcaggtggtgtaagtaccacgaggacagcggtcccAATACCAACGACTGCAACGCATTAAAAACGGCCATTGaaaccttgtaccgtgacggcaggttggagcagttcaaggtgcgccatccgccacctgtgatcgccaacgtcgaaaccttgggccgcatcaacgctatcgacggcggtgctccaatcactggcatgtctcacagggcaaggaagcgttatgcacgcgctaatcacccaaaggaagtctgcaacatccgctacgagagggccgccaaactcccaaagacAGGTTGAGAACCCATTACCTTTtccgaggaggaggagcgcggagtgcatctaccccatgatgacccattcttggtcgatgccattcttggcagattctcagtggggagaatattggtggatagcgggtccgctgtcaacgtcatcttctcatgaagttccccacacccaacggcactggctgtgtgaggggaagtcagcagctggcacgagaatgctattcaacaactatagcgcggtcggcgcgccgccatgaaatcctgacggtgggtaacCGGGTACcaccaccaaatatctttgaggaccctagggatgaggagaagaagtatgtaaagaaggagccggtcaacccggaaacatcgttgaaggttgtcagcatctcggacgagcaccctgagcggacagtccgcataggcgcccaattggacccagaggtggcggcggaacttactcaattcctacgtgacaatgctGCTGTCTTCACATGGTCATATGccgacatgccaggtatctctcctgaaattatcacacATAAGTtaaccatcaaaccatccttctatcccatcaagcagaagcggagggcctttgatgaagagaagtaccaggcaataggagaggaggttgcaaaactccagggcattggattcatccgccaagtcatctatccccagtggatttccaacttggttatggtcaagaagcccagcggcaagtggcggatgtgtgtcgacttcaaaaatctcaacaaggcatgcccaaaggatagtttcccgctaccccgcattgatcaactggttgatgcaaccgccgggcatgagctccttagcatgatggacgctttttccggctataatcagatcaagatgcatcccggcgaccaggagtgcaccaccttcaccaccgataaaggcctatactgctacaatgtcatgcccttcggtctgaagaacgccggcgcaacttatcaacgactgatgaatgccatgttcgccgaacatctgggaaaaataatcgaggtttacgtggacgatatgctagtcaagagcataaaagccagcggacatgtggcaaacctcaggatcatagtaaccattctaaTGACCTatggcatg
Protein-coding regions in this window:
- the LOC133716237 gene encoding uncharacterized protein LOC133716237, translated to MPRPTVDATALILEKMQELEERLLRAEVGTLPPAQNPLFAAGPGPFTTRILQTVRPTYAKTPKIAQFGGLTDPFVHMDTFKKVTNNKGFDDATLCHLFSETLDGEAMSWYFECPPGSMDSFSALSNAFLSRFILMTDDYHNSSQLFSINQGIDESLKSFVTRWRTATSRCRDLDKTMVLAAFKQRLHKASFLYHLNCNCPNATYDYVMNEAVLHAQAEYSTYGATPPPPQTPLKNPQPTTFQQGNTTTTPNITTPPNDKKREWQQGNYQDKRQKDQ